The nucleotide window TGGTGCTCATAGGATTTGTAACCACCTTCTTGGATTCAAGCCCAAATTTCTTGATAAGATTCTCcgcatatttggtttgagagagaaagatacCTGTATCAAGTTGCTTTACTTGTATCCCAAGGAAAAAGGTTAGTTccccacacatgctcatttcaaattcactttccatgactGATTGAAATTCATTTACAAGATATTTAGACGTAGAGCCAAagacaatgtcatcaacatacacctgagctatgataagatcatttttcacatgtttAACAAAGAATGTTTTATCAATTGATCCTCTTGAGTACCCTTTTTCCACCAGATGGGTGGAGAGCCTTTCATACCAGGCTCGTGGAGCCTGCTTTAACCCATACAAGGCTTTCTTGAGTCTATAAACATGATTCAAATTATGTGGATCTTTGAAACCTTGAGGTTGTTCCACATAGACTTCTTCCTGCAAAACACCATTTAGAaaggcagttttgacatccatttgaaacaaCTTAAATCTTAGGTGACAGGCAACGGACAAAAGCAACCTCACTTATTCTAACCTTGCAACAGGGGCAAAGGTTTCATCAAAGTCGAGACCTTCAATCTGTGAATAACCTTGGGCTACTAGTCTAGCTTTGTTTCTTATTATGTTCCCTTTTTCATCACATTTATTTCTGAAAATCCACTTAGTGCCTATTATATTGCAGTTTCTAGGTCTTGGTACCAggtaccacacatcattcctagtgAACTGATTTAATTCTTCCTGCATAGCACTAATCCATTCATCATCCAGTAGAGCTTCCTTGACATTCTTTGGTTCAATTAGGGAAACAAAACCACACTGAGATATAACATTCATCGTTATTTGATTTTCTGTGATAAAACAAAGTAAGGCATTACCTCGACTTACGTCATCCAcacttacctgtggagttgtTTGGCTTCTAGTTTTGAGACCATCAGAGATTTGTCCAAGAATGTCTTGATGAGAATGATCTTTTTGGACTTGCTTGAATCCTCTTTTCATTTGAAGAGCTGGCTCGAGGATATTGTCAGCATTCTCTTCCTGTTCATCAGTAGTTGGTGAGTCTTCTGATTCTGATCTGAAGGTAGGTGATGTTTCTGCAAAGATTTCCTCCTGTCTAGTGTAGTAATCATCAATAGATACGTTAATAGATTCCATAACAATCCTAGTTCGTTTGTTATAGACTCTATAAGCACGACTATTAATAGAATATCCAAGGAAGATACCATCATCACTTCGAGCATCAAATTTTCCTAGTTGCTCTCGATCTCTCAATATGTAACAAGGACTTCCGAACACACGAAGGTGGTGTATATTtggtttcttacctttccacagtTCATACGCTGTTTGGTCAGTTCCAGGTCTCAAAAATACTCTATTTATGGTGTAACATGCAGTACTGATTGCCTCAGCCCAGAAGTTCGAGCTTAGGCCAGCTGAGTGCAATATTCCCTTGCCATGTCTAACAGCACTCTATTTTTACGCTCAACTATTCCATTTTGCTGTGGAGTGATCGGGGCTGAAAACTCATGGGAAACACCTAACTCATGAAAGTAGTTAGCAAAAGCAGCATTTTTAAACTCAGTTCCATTATCTGACCTTACTCTTACTAAGCCCATGTTGGTGGactgtttttcaattatcaTTCTTT belongs to Rosa chinensis cultivar Old Blush chromosome 4, RchiOBHm-V2, whole genome shotgun sequence and includes:
- the LOC112198632 gene encoding uncharacterized mitochondrial protein AtMg00810-like, coding for MESINVSIDDYYTRQEEIFAETSPTFRSESEDSPTTDEQEENADNILEPALQMKRGFKQVQKDHSHQDILGQISDGLKTRSQTTPQCGFVSLIEPKNVKEALLDDEWISAMQEELNQFTRNDVWYLEEVYVEQPQGFKDPHNLNHVYRLKKALYGLKQAPRAWYERLSTHLVYVDDIVFGSTSKYLVNEFQSVMESEFEMSMCGELTFFLGIQVKQLDTGIFLSQTKYAENLIKKFGLESKKVVTNPMSTTTKLSEDLNGKSIDSTLYRSMIGSLLYLTASRPDISYSVGVCARFQANPKESHLEAVKRIIRYISGTIDCGIFYTFDTNVEIAGYSDADWGGNLKNRKSTSGGCFFIGNNLVAWHSKKQNCISLSTAEAEYVAAGSCCTQMLWMKQMLHDYGISQAYVVASSLFNVQRDSVK